In Nicotiana tabacum cultivar K326 chromosome 19, ASM71507v2, whole genome shotgun sequence, one DNA window encodes the following:
- the LOC107769248 gene encoding mitochondrial dicarboxylate/tricarboxylate transporter DTC-like isoform X2, giving the protein MEDSELNMMYEKEKQMVKVSESSFRNSVWPSLKPFVNGGLAAVLPLSSVYFLQSCIYHSLNAMVKSSGQELINPKWLHQTYFNVSQRMPFVLSRGGINMAALLGSYDTITQVVRNEGVLALWKGAPRVNPASMASCTGMLVSYDRTRIYLKERYGLRENAARLGAGIFSGMCSGACAISIRYAAEIIGFIRSKRVKSPHSFLFYALKVLKPGGGSNFYSRLGKQSVRNAPGAMIMWVFLEAVRDAEESIGL; this is encoded by the exons ATGGAAGATTCGGAGTTGAATATGATGTacgaaaaagaaaagcaaatggTGAAAGTTTCTGAGAGTAGTTTCAGAAACAGTGTGTGGCCATCACTGAAGCCATTTGTCAATGGAGGGCTTGCTGCGGTGCTTCCTTTGAGTAGTGTGTATTTTTTGCAATCATGCATTTACCACAGCTTAAACGCCATGGTCAAGTCGTCGGGTCAAGAATTAATCAACCCTAAATGGCTCCATCAAACGTATTTTAATGTGTCTCAG AGAATGCCATTCGTGTTGTCTCGAGGAGGGATAAACATGGCTGCGCTACTTGGATCCTATGA TACAATCACACAGGTGGTAAGAAATGAAGGGGTTTTAGCATTATGGAAAGGAGCCCCGCGTGTTAATCCGGCATCAATGGCATCATGCACAGGAATGCTAGTATCATATGATCGGACTcggatttatttgaaagaaagatatgGTCTAAGGGAAAATGCTGCACGTTTAG GTGCAGGAATATTCTCAGGGATGTGTTCTGGAGCCTGCGCTATATCAATTCGTTATGCAGCTGAAATTATTGGCTTTATACGATCCAAAAGAGTTAAATCCCCACATAGTTTTTTATTCTATGCCTTAAAAGTTCTTAAGCCAGGTGGAGGCTCTAATTTCTACTCACGTCTCGGAAAGCAGTCTGTTCGTAATGCTCCTGGTGCTATG ATCATGTGGGTGTTTCTGGAAGCAGTCCGTGATGCAGAGGAGTCCATTGGATTGTAG
- the LOC107769248 gene encoding mitochondrial dicarboxylate/tricarboxylate transporter DTC-like isoform X1, with product MEDSELNMMYEKEKQMVKVSESSFRNSVWPSLKPFVNGGLAAVLPLSSVYFLQSCIYHSLNAMVKSSGQELINPKWLHQTYFNVSQRMPFVLSRGGINMAALLGSYEILTRKVKVLNKGSPLTIYQEAGCGLISGTFRAYICYPLIEGHVAAGIAQAVNLKCNRFGHIFSTITQVVRNEGVLALWKGAPRVNPASMASCTGMLVSYDRTRIYLKERYGLRENAARLGAGIFSGMCSGACAISIRYAAEIIGFIRSKRVKSPHSFLFYALKVLKPGGGSNFYSRLGKQSVRNAPGAMIMWVFLEAVRDAEESIGL from the exons ATGGAAGATTCGGAGTTGAATATGATGTacgaaaaagaaaagcaaatggTGAAAGTTTCTGAGAGTAGTTTCAGAAACAGTGTGTGGCCATCACTGAAGCCATTTGTCAATGGAGGGCTTGCTGCGGTGCTTCCTTTGAGTAGTGTGTATTTTTTGCAATCATGCATTTACCACAGCTTAAACGCCATGGTCAAGTCGTCGGGTCAAGAATTAATCAACCCTAAATGGCTCCATCAAACGTATTTTAATGTGTCTCAG AGAATGCCATTCGTGTTGTCTCGAGGAGGGATAAACATGGCTGCGCTACTTGGATCCTATGA GATCTTGACAAGAAAAGTGAAAGTCTTGAATAAAGGGAGCCCTTTGACCATCTATCAGGAGGCTGGTTGTGGGCTTATCTCTGGAACATTTCGTGCTTATATTTGTTATCCTCTGATAGAAGGACATGTTGCTGCTGGCATTGCTCAAGCAGTAAACCTTAAATGTAATCGCTTTGGACATATTTTCAGTACAATCACACAGGTGGTAAGAAATGAAGGGGTTTTAGCATTATGGAAAGGAGCCCCGCGTGTTAATCCGGCATCAATGGCATCATGCACAGGAATGCTAGTATCATATGATCGGACTcggatttatttgaaagaaagatatgGTCTAAGGGAAAATGCTGCACGTTTAG GTGCAGGAATATTCTCAGGGATGTGTTCTGGAGCCTGCGCTATATCAATTCGTTATGCAGCTGAAATTATTGGCTTTATACGATCCAAAAGAGTTAAATCCCCACATAGTTTTTTATTCTATGCCTTAAAAGTTCTTAAGCCAGGTGGAGGCTCTAATTTCTACTCACGTCTCGGAAAGCAGTCTGTTCGTAATGCTCCTGGTGCTATG ATCATGTGGGTGTTTCTGGAAGCAGTCCGTGATGCAGAGGAGTCCATTGGATTGTAG
- the LOC107769248 gene encoding mitochondrial dicarboxylate/tricarboxylate transporter DTC-like isoform X3: MAPSNRMPFVLSRGGINMAALLGSYEILTRKVKVLNKGSPLTIYQEAGCGLISGTFRAYICYPLIEGHVAAGIAQAVNLKCNRFGHIFSTITQVVRNEGVLALWKGAPRVNPASMASCTGMLVSYDRTRIYLKERYGLRENAARLGAGIFSGMCSGACAISIRYAAEIIGFIRSKRVKSPHSFLFYALKVLKPGGGSNFYSRLGKQSVRNAPGAMIMWVFLEAVRDAEESIGL; the protein is encoded by the exons ATGGCTCCATCAAAC AGAATGCCATTCGTGTTGTCTCGAGGAGGGATAAACATGGCTGCGCTACTTGGATCCTATGA GATCTTGACAAGAAAAGTGAAAGTCTTGAATAAAGGGAGCCCTTTGACCATCTATCAGGAGGCTGGTTGTGGGCTTATCTCTGGAACATTTCGTGCTTATATTTGTTATCCTCTGATAGAAGGACATGTTGCTGCTGGCATTGCTCAAGCAGTAAACCTTAAATGTAATCGCTTTGGACATATTTTCAGTACAATCACACAGGTGGTAAGAAATGAAGGGGTTTTAGCATTATGGAAAGGAGCCCCGCGTGTTAATCCGGCATCAATGGCATCATGCACAGGAATGCTAGTATCATATGATCGGACTcggatttatttgaaagaaagatatgGTCTAAGGGAAAATGCTGCACGTTTAG GTGCAGGAATATTCTCAGGGATGTGTTCTGGAGCCTGCGCTATATCAATTCGTTATGCAGCTGAAATTATTGGCTTTATACGATCCAAAAGAGTTAAATCCCCACATAGTTTTTTATTCTATGCCTTAAAAGTTCTTAAGCCAGGTGGAGGCTCTAATTTCTACTCACGTCTCGGAAAGCAGTCTGTTCGTAATGCTCCTGGTGCTATG ATCATGTGGGTGTTTCTGGAAGCAGTCCGTGATGCAGAGGAGTCCATTGGATTGTAG